The Oleiphilus messinensis DNA segment GGTATTCTTGGTATCATCATTGACTAGTATCAAAACTGACGCAAAACCAGTATTAGTGGACTGATTCGAAGATCGAATTCGAAAGGTGCCAACGTTCGCGTATTCTTTCCACTGCACCTGATCGGCCCAAGGCATTGATCAGGGCTTCGAGTTGCCTGGCGGCAATGGGAGAGCCGGGTCGAACGATAGCCCGGTGTTCGTAAGTCTGGTCATAAACCTGAGAGATAAGCAGTTGGTTTTTTACCCGTGGCGACTTTTCCAGGTAGTTATCCAATAGCGACTTGGTCACGACTGCAACTTCTGCAACATCGGGTCGATTCAGGAGTACAAGCTGAATATTCCGCTCGTGATTATTCGAGAGCAGAATAGCAAAATTCTTGCGTAGAAAATCTTCATCAGCGTTGAAACTGGCGAAGCCATAGTGATAACCCAGAATGCCGACCAGTTGCTTGCTTTGAATGTCAGTGAAAAAGTTTTGGTCTCGCCCGGGAAGATTCAGGGCAAT contains these protein-coding regions:
- a CDS encoding transporter substrate-binding domain-containing protein, yielding MRGNTTLAKNRVSLGILRSGRPLLACLILLTAISGPNLCAQEREKQATPIEVKIGGYDFPPYVWMYGGQTAKGATLDLIVALNQSQSEYRFSFFPTTAKRRYLDFKQQNYDVILFESVLWGWQKLQHDATSVFMGGGEVYIALNLPGRDQNFFTDIQSKQLVGILGYHYGFASFNADEDFLRKNFAILLSNNHERNIQLVLLNRPDVAEVAVVTKSLLDNYLEKSPRVKNQLLISQVYDQTYEHRAIVRPGSPIAARQLEALINALGRSGAVERIRERWHLSNSIFESVH